Proteins from a genomic interval of Nematostella vectensis chromosome 12, jaNemVect1.1, whole genome shotgun sequence:
- the LOC116609601 gene encoding uncharacterized protein LOC116609601 has product MDALSFKTLLKRAVFVMVFIVTSAAIFQVVAPILSALLFLVIDYADVVFTICYGGFYVLVNLRRALSSSDDPGGGLPRVGDRSERRPRARKPRSQTAAADKYNRANQDTAADKYNRANQDTAADRSNKTRGGETEGNETHTVETSADIYQGDVPCSLPEESLPKNSLAMADFMRTHRDVEEKTAFWWKYGARPKDIKKEEPEAEEEPSGKILTITMPRLPQALRKTPSKLSPSISTTRTSDGHLVETPQLSLHELYPYTPPEPQRFTLKLHEDIIKFNAIIEAALERDRNDMPTRKRSSAQAFIYNTSTQGSHAALEGASRDESVSDMAIGMYQGLQAALLSDAASSHQSSAAHPASTKVPTKQYMTSWQPIAKGVRMENGKFDWEFPSPPATSSEMERQAVTATDNNNNSKQVECIADGSKSLQKAIRASIEIETHLAAKRSLVTMTENKIPADGYIVQMDQCITKEVEQLVEDKLTQADVNDMTEDSCINHGLSLHLSLSSLGLDDVDLGPLSDSDYTCLGDLQCERGSTWNLGTPRRRATPAERLYLAVGMMGVGAGGYLLYRWLKG; this is encoded by the exons CTCCTATCCTGTCTGCTCTGCTGTTTCTCGTCATCGACTATGCTGATGTGGTTTTCACCATATGCTACGGGGGGTTTTATGTGCTTGTCAATTTGAG GAGAGCACTGTCCAGCAGTGACGACCCTGGGGGAGGGCTTCCCCGAGTAGGGGACAGGTCGGAGAGACGACCGCGGGCACGCAAACCCCGCAGCCAAACAGCAGCAGCAGACAAATACAACAGAGCGAACCAGGACACAGCAGCAGACAAATACAACAGAGCGAACCAGGACACAGCAGCAGATAGGAGCAACAAAACACGAGGGGGAGAGACAGAGGGAAATGAGACACACACGGTAGAAACATCTGCAGATATATATCAGGGAG ATGTCCCATGCAGCCTGCCCGAGGAGTCTTTGCCCAAGAACTCATTGGCAATGGCCGACTTCATGAGAACACATAGAGATGTTGAGGAGAAGACTGCATTTTGGTGGAAGTATGGGGCGCGCCCAAAAGACATCAAGAAGGAAG AACCTGAAGCAGAGGAGGAGCCAAGTGGTAAGATCCTAACCATCACCATGCCCCGCCTGCCGCAAGCCTTAAGGAAGACACCCTCCAAGCTCTCACCCTCGATATCCACAACAAGGACAAGTGACGGCCACTTGG TTGAAACACCACAGCTATCACTGCATGAACTCTACCCTTACACGCCCCCTGAGCCGCAACGCTTCACCCTCAAACTCCATGAAGACATCATCAAATTCAATGCCATCATAGAAGCTGCCTTAGAGAGAGACAGAAACGATATGCCCACAAGGAAGAGATCATCAGCCCAGGCCTTCATCTACAACACCTcaacacagggatcccatgCAGCACTAGAG GGTGCCTCGCGAGATGAGTCAGTCTCTGACATGGCAATAGGCATGTACCAAGGGCTGCAAGCAGCACTTCTCTCAGATGCAGCAAGCAGCCACCAAAGCTCTGCCGCCCACCCTGCCTCAACAAAAG TTCCCACCAAGCAGTATATGACATCATGGCAACCAATTGCAAAAGGAGTCAGGATGGAGAATGGAAAGTTTGATTGGGAATTCCCAAGCCCACCAGCAACAAGTTCTGAGATGGAACGCCAGGCAGTAACTGCTAcagacaacaacaataacagcaaGCAGGTGGAGTGCATTGCAGATGGAAGCAAGAGCTTGCAGAAGGCTATCCGTGCAAGCATTGAGATTGAAACTCACTTGGCCGCAAAAAGATCCTTGGTAACCATGACTGAGAACAAGATTCCCGCAGATGGTTACATCGTCCAAATGGACCAGTGCATCACGAAGGAAGTTGAGCAATTGGTGGAGGATAAGCTGACCCAAGCGGACGTAAACGACATGACAGAAGATTCCTGCATTAACCATGGGTTATCGCTTCATTTGTCTTTATCCAGCCTGGGTCTTGATGACGTAGACCTAGGCCCACTGTCGGACTCTGATTATACCTGCCTGGGTGATCTACAATGTGAGCGCGGCAGCACATGGAACTTGGGGACGCCACGCCGGAGGGCGACTCCAGCAGAGAGGCTGTACCTTGCGGTGGGAATGATGGGTGTAGGTGCGGGAGGTTACCTACTGTATCGATGGCTCAAGGgctaa
- the LOC5499416 gene encoding ribonuclease H2 subunit C, with product MSNEGSYIVTGAQNCGQTDRIHWMPCQITHNGDANVANFFDPTIRKNEGTEQDISASFRGRKLRGAVMQPPAGYSGFILREDRQPTTEEQDHHLKVTKKFNKFHYWNLETPPSGNDAVAKAMQWVTLASVLHGQTDDEAATPDTIR from the exons ATGTCTAACGAAGGCTCTTATATTGTGACGGGAGCGCAGAATTGCGGCCAGACTGATCGGATTCACTGGATGCCATGTCAGATTACACACAACGGAGACGCGAACGTCGCTAACTTCTTTGATCCCACCATCCGGAAAAACGAGGGGACTGAACAAG ACATAAGTGCATCATTCCGAGGGCGTAAGTTGAGAGGAGCTGTAATGCAGCCGCCGGCAGGGTACTCGGGATTTATCTTGAGGGAGGATCGGCAACCAACCACAGAAGAACAG GATCACCATCTAAAGGTGACCAAAAAGTTCAACAAGTTCCACTATTGGAACCTTGAGACTCCGCCTTCTGGGAATGACGCAGTTGCCAAGGCAATGCAGTGGGTTACTTTGGCTTCTGTG CTCCATGGGCAAACTGACGATGAGGCAGCAACCCCAGACACTATCAGATAA